In the Hermetia illucens chromosome 1, iHerIll2.2.curated.20191125, whole genome shotgun sequence genome, tggagatggttcagcttgaccttgcggaacaaaagacggaggcggtcttgattaccaatcgtaggaagaggaatacgattaatattcgcgttggtggtcacgttatcacttcgaagccggttatcaaatacctaggggtgatgattgacgctaaaatcaatttcaagggacatctggactatgcctgtgagaaagcggtaaataccagcgtatcattagcgcggatgatgcctaacattggaggtccaaggtacagtcgcagattacttgtagccggagtggttctctccacactattatacgcggcaccagtctgGGAGggagcattagcgtgtgagagtaatcgtaggagagtgaatatgacttgccgcttagtggcgctaagggtgtgcagcgccttcagaacaatatcaggcgaggcagcgtgtgttattgcgggaatgatcccgatagacatcctgcaagtgagacacgctgcctgtacgagacaaggaaattgaatcctcttgaaaaggatgcagaatgccgaaaggcggcaaggcgatagtcgctggagaagtggcagaaacggtgggatgactcgcagaggggtcgctggacccacactttgattccccgtattgaagaatggatccagcgacgacacggtgagattaactaccatctgacgcaattcctgtcaggacatggcggttacaagaagtacctgcaccaattcaggctggatgattctcccttgcgtcctgaatgtggttgcacacctgaggacccggagcatgttatgttccactgtccacgatttctctcagaaaggaggagtctggaagactccctgaaaaccactctaagcccgcagaacatcgtcggggaaatgttgaaatcggagggaaactggtgtgcggtgaacaccgccatcaaacgaatacaagaggaactggcaagagcggagcgcgcaaggaggacgcgaagaacggaaggcgtggtcgcgtaaagcgcagtccaccccgcgaagtaatgctttgcggcgatccggcggggaaggaaaaaggagaaagtgggggtggttttagtgggtgagaatcccacacgctcctgcaacctggcgcggcagtgcctttctaagatttccacctccatccataaaaaaaaaaaaaaagacagacagacagacagacagacaccgtctcgattctaataaggttttgtttcacacaaaaccttaaaaagggctagggagaattagattcttcttgaatggaattttaatatttcactcgaatttaaattattctcgttaattatgacgtcagcatcttatttgtatggcttaggatgctgttaatcagcacgaaattgataagtttgaacttctataactttgacactaatagttggattttcatggaacttggcatgtgcatgcacgagactgtcctctatgccggtgcaaaatttggtacacctaggatgagcttaaggggagttttttagtcaatttctaaaagttaataatatactattagtaaatttatttgagtagataccggaatgggacatctttcgaagattagatttcacataagtgttttacagaaaaccttaaaaagggttgcagataaatagattcttcataaatgcgactttaatattccgcgcgaatgtcaattattccgggtaattatgacgtccgcatctgatttgcatggctttggaagcagtaaactcgcgcgaaatcgctaagtttgaactgctataactttggcgttaattgcctgatttccatgaaatttagcacatactcgtatatacgaaatattgtcctctatgctggcacaaaactcggaagtcctagggtgaatttaaggaggtttttcagtaaatttttaaaaagtagtaatatactattactaagtttatttgagcagatatcggaacgggacatattttgaggcctagatttaatctaggcgcaccaccctgatttttttcggatttttgggttgggtagtttccgaaaattagtcctgtctcacttcaagtgcatacattttgactccttactcacgagctttgcaatttatgccaaaactaatatcagtttcggaaagtacaaatcgggacctttcatttgataccctacataactatatccggtgaaaaaaatttttgaatcccctctttgcatgtatggggagattccctttaaactccacctaaatttatgccactcgctgtatgcgtgagatttcatagctcccatctgtccactaaattttgttcggatcggtttagccgttttggagaaaagtgcgtgtgacaaacagacagacagacagacattgaatcgattttaataaggttttgttttacacaaaaccttaaaaacaagtcgggaaaccggaagctagacgcttcagatatgaaaggttttgtttatttcttttataaagagatttgagtgtgcatttgtgtcattagcatgtagcacgtaaaatatgcatatattatgtgaaaaatttccactttcaagtaatatttacattcatagtccttgaatttgtagagaagcgacagttttgacttagtatagctttgttagtgatagtgcgattttcaccaaatttgtcaaggatcatgctctatactgtagcctacattgctgcaaaattttgtgattctagtgTGAaccttaagaggggtttcctgtcaattactaaaaattatagtaatgtactattattaactttatttgaacaggtatcggtatggagggtatttcggagcctaggcaccctacagtggcagccccttaatttttttctcagatttttcggtttggtagtttctgagaatgttttcgttaaaaaatgatcactttcaactaagaccggtttcgaaaactactaatcgagaactttaatttgataccccacatgactgtatttgatgaaaaaaaatttgcaccccccttttgcatgtatggggacccccccttaaattcgtcgtaaaagcaTGTAACTCcgtatatgcgtgagcgttcacagttcccacctttctaccaaatttggtgtcaatcgctataaccgtctccgagaaaaatgcgtgtgacggacagacagacagacagacagacagacggacggacagacagacagacagtaaaccgattttaataaggttgtgtttacacaaaaccttaaaaataatactttcaaggtcaaataacatAAAAGCAGTAACTTTCAGTGGAAATTGATCCAAATATCTTTTAAAGTGCTTAAGAGGACCTTTAAAATGAGGTATGATAGTACACAGTGTTTATCGCACTGAATGCCTTCTCAAGCATTTTAAAAGATCATTAGTGCAATTCCcgtggttatttcgaaaaaaattccaCCCCGGAGGAGGGATACCGTACccctatgggggggggggggacgcacatcggcgctatataacttttgtttcttgtgCCACTATCACCATCAGTCTTGGCTGGACTACGGAGGTTGTTGTTGGAAGATTGGAAATTGTAACCAGACGAGTGATCCTTGATAAATACACAAGAATAAGATGTTATTACTAGTGGTACTAACATAAATTCATCATTCAAAAGCTCGTGGAGGATAACCGATTGAAACAGATTCGGTGTGAgggaattttattaaaaaaagggTGAATGCTCTCTATTTATATTCATGACATAATGAAGGCAATGTGCATTTCGAAATCCTCAAAGTTGGAGGAAATCTACTGCTAACAAGAAACCGAGAACCCATCATCGGTCAGTTGCCGTCGAAAACAATGGAGTGGGTAGTTTTATTGCTAAATTTGGACTTATGATCCGAGCAATATTTAAGAAAAGTAAATTAATTAGTGGCCAGTTGGGGATAACACAGATCATGATAGCCAATTTATTAAACCAATTAAAACGTTATTGGTATCCAAAATTCTTTTGGTGCAGCTTAACATCTTGATACATTTCCCATTTTATTTATCCTAAAAACTTTAAATCCTTTAAAAGTCAAAGTAAACGATCTAGCTGGCACGTTGCCTTTGGTATAAAGTCCGTTTCTTATATGGGGGCATAATACCGCTTATAATTGTAAAGCTTCGGCCGGAAGTTCATAAATCTTCTGGATAACTTTTCTCGCTAATTTCGTCACCGTCGTTATTCAAGTTCGGAATGCATAGCGCGTGAGTAAATAATTAAAGTTCAACCTTTTATAGCGTTCACAAAAAGTACCGAGAGTTGCGGCCGGATCTGGTTCCTCGCCAAATGACAGAGGGAGAGGCATCAAGTGTAAAAGTTCCACGTGAATACATCGAGAAAATGCCCGAGTTACGAGAAAATCCTTTTCGGACAAGAATATGTGAAGCATTTTCTCGCGATGGAAAAGGAAATCTCTCCTTTGAAGACTTTCTCGACTTCCTGTCGGTATTTAGTGAGCAAGCTCCGAGGGACATCAAAGTTTTCTATGCTTTCAAAATTTATGGTGAGTACAAGCGAAGCTCTTTTGAGTGCTCCAAATATTTTTAATGTCCTTCATAATCGTTATTGAGTAGTTACCATATGCGCCATGTTATTTTTAGATTTCGACAAGGACGGTTTTATTGGACACGGAGACATAAAATCGGCATTGGTGGCATTAACCGAAAAACGAACTGACGCCCGAGGAGCGGCAACAAATCGCCGACAAAGTGATTGAGGAGGCTGACGTGGATGGGGATGGAAAATTGTCTTCTATTGAGTTTGAGCACGTTGTGTTTCCGTGCCCCCGATTTCTTGTCTACTTTCCATATAAGAATTTAATGCCACCGAGACTAACGAATTACTGTTCTTTGTATACTGAACTTTTCATTTTGGCTATATGTAAGTGACTTACTAAGTTTAtagaatttttttatcaattatGCCCTTTCAAATGCCTAAAACCATAGGTATTTGGTGTAATGCggtgttttatttagatttaactcacaaccatttcatgtcGTTCATATTCAAATATATTAGGTACAGCCCTAACAGATGTAAGGATATTCTGATAAATACAGATTAAATACAAATTTATTAGAGAAACACCGCAATTTTTGTTTAGTTTTTAAATTGTAGCTGAGCCTTatgaaaatcgatttaatgtttgCACTTCTTGCCTTGAAAACCTGGAGAGGCACCGCTTATATTGACAGTTATATTGGCAAAAATGATGAAGAAATAATACTTTTCAGCTGAAAacattttaataatttgtttGTATGGAACTAAACACTCAATAACTATTAATTACATAATTTATTACCACTTCTTACACCCCCAACATCGTCTCTGTAAGCAAAATAAATGTTatcaaaaattctgaaatttctgaagtattgtgaaATATTCTGACAAActtagaaataaattatttttgaacaGCTTAAACGTTTCAAAGATTTGTAATGAATGTACAATGAAAAATCATTTAAGGATATTacataatttattaattatcaCACCCAGTGAGCTAGAATTTGCGATATTTATTGATGAAGTATTATTTTTATGATTtaagtgtgtgtgtgttttatttatttttaaggttttgtgtaaaacaaaagcttattaaaatcggtttaccttctatctatctgtctgtctgtcacacacatttttttcggaaaccggttacagcgattgacacaacatttggtagaaaggtgggaattgtgaacggcTGTGCgatatagtgagctacatcattctgcgtcgaattttcgggggtctccatacatgcaaaaggcgggcgtaagtgttttttcaccaaatatagtaatgtgggatatcaattaaaggtctcgattagcacttttcaaagctggtcttagttttgacatttggaaaggtggggagtgcgggggccgAAATTGATAATTCCTTTCATGAacccattcgcagaaactatccaaccacaaaacctgaaaaaaatcaatgggacggtcactatatgatgcctaggcttcaaaatatcctccacatcgatatatattatatttaaataaagttaataatagtttattaatataatttttagcaattgactgcaaaacccctttgtgtttatcctagaatcaggaAATATATACTATAACAAAGAGTGTGATTGTTCCAAGTGTGGTGagctattaataacaaaattataatgagttaaaattgtcgcttctatgcaaattcaagactttgaatgccattcaaatgtttttaagaaaaaaatatacaaagcatttcatacctgaagcgtccagcttccagtttcctgacttgttttcttATTCATATATTAATGGAGGAGTGTTTTGTTTCTATAGCATAGAAACTATACACTTTGCTTGCCTAATATGTATATGGGCGTATAATTATATCATTTATACACTACACTAACAAATGACAGTTTACGATTTCGATTGTTATCTGAAAAATCATGTCACAACTTACGTTAGATCGGCAAATACATAAGACAGCTAAAAATATAGGATATTTTGGGAATGTGCATAAAATTGAATTATTGAATTGTTTTCATTGATTATTCGTCGTCGTCATATTTAAAATGAACATCAAGGATCAAggaccaggaatggagcagtccagggtgcttattgggggatacgaacccatgcgtacaaaggattgcttaaacctcaccaaaaagaacctccgaatcatagtgggaattctcactggtcattgtcggcatgaattatcacctagggaagctagggatatctacggacactgcatgcaggttttgtgaggaggaggatgaaacctctatacacgtcctggaacagtgtccggcacttgtgcaaagtaggtcgagacatctgggagaacacttaataccagacgcAAAGctcaaacatctggaagtggggaacatactaaagttcgtaacggttacaggcctgcttgagatactgtggcgcggcaggattcgcagcattcgaaatttatttcgaatgttgcgaatgcgaacgaatagatggcgcggatctatccactttgcggagctcgccacgggagcggaggaccggcgagaaaagtgtgccatgagttaggggcagaaaagaaacacatgaagcgagagtctcttctgcctctaacgagcaaacagtcacagtcacacaaattatttaataaagtctaatggttaaatctatcgagtattgattgtaaaaacgcagtctatgttccggtgtacctaaaagtgtggtttgcaaagaaattaatattaaagttaaaatactatgatcaataggtacactattaccattaaaaggggcacaatagttcttcaaggacgcggtgcgactttccctttacagaataataataataaaggatCAATTGGAATACATAAAGAAAATATCTAggatatgtatgtatttgcaatttgaaatttcaaaatggcATCTATAATCGCGTATATATCGGGTAATGGGAATATCGAATATAGAAATGCTAGAATACGAAAATACAAGAATACTACTTATGTACATACTCGCCacatgtgtagaaatatatttcCTATATTGTATAATGCAACAGCTCTATCAACATCTACATATATTCGCTTCCAATCGTAGTCTGCATAACAGTCAAATAAAAGTGCATACTCGTACGTACATACGAATGTCATAAGTTTTCCCAATATGTACACTCATATTTCACAAAAATCTAGCATAGAGAAACGTGCCAAAGAGTCTAGCTGTAAGTGGAAAAGTTGTCGTCATCATCATTCATTAATACATACTGTACAGGTAAATTTCGGGAATGacagaaaacaaacaaacacataaaaacagaaatatttcagaaaaacggcaagaaatacatttgattatttccaaaatcaagTATAGAGTGGCGTGCGCAATATATAAGTGCACAACTAGTCATCATTTCAATATACATAAGATAAATGCAACGTACTTACTATTACACATCACACAACACACAAAATAGCGGCCGGCTCTTCTTTCTACACTAAGATATCAGCAGAATCAatgaaattcttcttgctaatgcAATTGGAATTGCAATAAAAACGTGCAAATGTGGCACAGTGGCGGCTTCGTTCTCAGTGCCGCGGTGCCGGCTAtatatgaaaaatgc is a window encoding:
- the LOC119661423 gene encoding LOW QUALITY PROTEIN: calcium and integrin-binding family member 2-like (The sequence of the model RefSeq protein was modified relative to this genomic sequence to represent the inferred CDS: deleted 2 bases in 2 codons), yielding MGNKVVTFTEKQLDDYQDCTFFTRKEILRVHKKYRELRPDLVPRQMTEGEASSVKVPREYIEKMPELRENPFRTRICEAFSRDGKGNLSFEDFLDFLSVFSEQAPRDIKVFYAFKIYDFDKDGFIGHGDIKSALVALTKNELTPEERQQIADKVIEEADVDGDGKLSSIEFEHVVFRAPDFLSTFHIRI